One part of the Glycine max cultivar Williams 82 chromosome 14, Glycine_max_v4.0, whole genome shotgun sequence genome encodes these proteins:
- the LOC106795741 gene encoding putative multidrug resistance protein, giving the protein MDCDEVQRRTEVTASRQLKMRGCNERVASLIPDCVAYMSTFLFCHILAFVLSWRLTLAAIPLSVMFIVPALVFGKIMLDLVMKMIESYGIAGGIAEQAISSIRTVYSYVGENQTLTRFSSALQKTMEFGIKQGFAKGLMLGSMGVIYISWGFQAWVGTFLITNKGEKGGHVFVAGFNVLMGGLSILSALPNLTAITEATAAVTRLFEMIDRVPTIDSEDKKGKALSYVRGEIEFQDVYFCYPSRPDTPVLQGFNLTVPAGKSVGLVGGSGSGKSTVIQLFERFYDPVEGVILLDGHKTNRLQLKWLRSQIGLVNQEPVLFATSIKENILFGKEGASMENVISAAKAANAHDFIVKLPDGYETQVS; this is encoded by the exons ATGGACTGCGACGAGGTGCAGCGGAGGACGGAGGTGACGGCAAGCAGACAACTAAAGATGCGAGGCTGCAATGAAAGGGTAGCGAGTCTG ATACCTGACTGCGTAGCTTACATGTCAACATTCCTATTCTGCCACATCTTGGCATTTGTACTTTCATGGAGACTTACACTGGCAGCCATACCACTGTCTGTCATGTTCATTGTTCCGGCACTTGTATTTGGGAAGATCAtgttggatcttgtgatgaaaATGATCGAGTCTTATGGGATTGCTGGTGGGATAGCAGAACAGGCAATATCTTCAATAAGAACTGTTTATTCATATGTTGGGGAGAATCAAACACTAACCAGATTTAGCAGTGCACTTCAAAAAACTATGGAATTTGGAATAAAGCAAGGTTTTGCAAAAGGGTTAATGTTGGGAAGTATGGGAGTTATTTATATAAGTTGGGGATTTCAGGCTTGGGTTGGAACTTTTCTGATCACTAATAAAGGAGAAAAAGGAGGCCATGTATTTGTAGCCGGCTTCAATGTCCTCATGGGAGGCTT GAGCATTTTAAGTGCCCTTCCAAATTTAACTGCCATCACAGAGGCAACTGCTGCTGTCACTCGCCTTTTCGAAATGATTGATCGAGTGCCGACTATAGATTCTGAAGATAAGAAAGGAAAGGCCTTATCATATGTGAGGGgagaaattgaatttcaagacgTCTACTTCTGTTACCCATCTAGGCCAGACACACCAGTCTTGCAGGGATTCAATCTCACTGTCCCAGCAGGCAAGAGTGTAGGCCTTGTGGGAGGGAGTGGTTCAGGTAAATCCACTGTCATACAACTGTTTGAAAGGTTTTATGACCCTGTTGAGGGAGTAATACTCTTGGATGGTCACAAGACTAATAGGCTTCAGCTCAAGTGGTTGAGATCTCAAATTGGCCTAGTAAATCAAGAGCCTGTTCTCTTTGCCACTTCcataaaagagaatatattATTTGGAAAAGAAGGAGCCTCAATGGAAAATGTGATTAGTGCGGCTAAAGCAGCTAATGCACATGATTTCATAGTCAAGTTGCCAGATGGATATGAAACTCAAGTAAGTTGA
- the LOC102667742 gene encoding DNA polymerase I B, chloroplastic/mitochondrial has product MCSIIAAVSLCQGHNISGKDLRVHCSLNINTETGRLSARRPNLQNQPALEKDRYKIRQAFIAAPKNSLIVADYGQLELRILAHLADCKSMLEAFEAGGDFHSRTAMNMYPHIREALEKKEVLLEWHPQPGEDKPPVPLLKVTVC; this is encoded by the exons ATGTGCTCTATAATAGCTGCAGTTTCTCTTTGtcagggacataatatatcaggAAAAGATCTCCGTGTTCATTGTTCCTTAAATATCAACACAGAGACAGGACGCTTGTCAGCAAGAAGGCCAAATCTGCAG AATCAACCTGCTCTAGAAAAGGATCGATACAAAATCCGTCAAGCATTCATTGCTGCACCCAAGAATTCTCTTATAGTTGCTGATTATGGACAG CTGGAACTTAGGATTCTGGCACACCTTGCAGACTGTAAGAGCATGTTGGAAGCTTTTGAAGCTGGTGGAGATTTCCATTCAAGGACTGCAATGAATATGTACCCACATATTCGTGAAGCACTTGAAAAAAAGGAAGTGCTTCTTGAGTGGCATCCTCAGCCTGGTGAAGATAAACCCCCAGTTCCTCTTTTGAAGGTAACTGTATGCTGA